In the Sus scrofa isolate TJ Tabasco breed Duroc chromosome 7, Sscrofa11.1, whole genome shotgun sequence genome, one interval contains:
- the NOXRED1 gene encoding NADP-dependent oxidoreductase domain-containing protein 1, whose translation MDMLEDLETLWFKCGIQEEDHSWLYLLGRSRGLMIKACAHATFFCKLLRNLRELFSRESLQEQQTSRCSMPGMLEDTPDDEELKVGIVGGGHLGKQLAHTLLRLVPIPPECLRISTRRPEALDEFKKLGIQCFYCNSSLVQWAHVVFLCCLPSQLPNICSEIQASLGKACIVYSFVAAIPIPRLKLLLNHTSILRPQYQCVEDLDRIWGANKEITAALQDPVILQATCPYSPAGGVILNLKWLEGVFYAAINTCTAKDMPHSQVLQLLNELFLSVHFKAYGKDGASCQKFQAQDFVSKAYIKNLFQKRPFPWFDLTAVQLKETPFSKYLSNSTTFQDHLTHLYCDSFGISLTREEQSEVSTGSPSQ comes from the exons ATGGACATGCTGGAGGACCTTGAGACCCTGTGGTTCAAGTGTGGGATTCAAGAGGAGGACCACAGTTGGCTCTATCTGCTGGGCCGTTCTCGTGGGCTGATGATCAAAGCCTGTGCCCACGCAACCTTCTTCTGCAAGCTACTCCGTAATTTGAG AGAGTTGTTCTCCAGAGAATCATTACAGGAGCAGCAAACGTCCAGATGTTCTATGCCTGGGATGCTTGAGGACACTCCTGATGACGAGGAGTTAAAGGTGGGCATCGTTGGAGGCGGCCACCTGGGGAAGCAGCTGGCTCACACACTGCTTCGGCTTGTCCCCATCCCTCCTGAGTGCCTGCGGATCTCCACTCGGAGGCCAGAGGCCCTGG ATGAGTTCAAGAAGCTGGGGATCCAGTGCTTTTACTGCAACTCTTCCCTGGTACAGTGGGCCCACGTGGTATTCCTCTGCTGCCTGCCATCTCAGCTGCCTAACATCTGCTCAGAAATTCAAGCCAGCCTTGGAAAAGCTTGCATTGTGTACAGCTTTGTAGCTGCCATCCCAATACCCAG GTTAAAACTCCTACTGAACCACACCAGTATCTTGCGGCCCCAGTACCAGTGTGTTGAAGATCTTGACCGCATCTGGGGAGCCAATAAGGAAATCACAGCTGCTCTCCAAGATCCTGTGATTCTTCAGGCTACCTGCCCCTACAGTCCTGCTG GGGGAGTGATCCTCAATCTTAAGTGGTTGGAGGGAGTGTTCTATGCCGCCATAAAcacctgcacagcaaaggacatgCCCCACTCACAGGTGCTGCAGCTTCTGAATGAGCTGTTCCTCTCCGTGCACTTCAAAGCCTATGGGAAAGACGGAGCATCTTGCCAGAAATTTCAAGCACAAGATTTTGTCAGCAAAGCCTACATCAAGAACCTGTTTCAGAAAAG gCCTTTCCCCTGGTTTGATCTGACTGCTGTACAACTCAAGGAAACTCCTTTTAGCAAGTATCTCTCAAACAGCACCACATTCCAGGACCACCTTACCCACCTATACTGTGATTCATTTGGCATCTCCCTAACCAGAGAAGAACAGTCAGAGGTTTCCACAGGCTCTCCATCCCAATAG